In a single window of the Corvus cornix cornix isolate S_Up_H32 chromosome 22, ASM73873v5, whole genome shotgun sequence genome:
- the ANK1 gene encoding ankyrin-1 isoform X5, with amino-acid sequence MAQAAKQLKKIKDIEAQALQEQKEKEESNRKRRNRSRDRKKKRGHAPTTVDPLPSCCKQGSPEGMLEQESAVQADAATSFLRAARSGNLDKALDHLRNGVDINTCNQNGLNALHLASKEGHVKMVVELLHKEIVLETTTKKGNTALHIAALAGQQDVVRELVNYGANVNAQSQKGFTPLYMAAQENHLEVVKFLLENGANQNVATEDGFTPLAVALQQGHENVVAHLINYGTKGKVRLPALHIAARNDDTRTAAVLLQNDPNADVLSKTGFTPLHIAAHYENLSVAQLLLNRGASVNFTPQNGITPLHIASRRGNIIMVRLLLDRGAQIETRTKDELTPLHCAARNGHVRIAEILLDHGAPIQAKTKNGLSPIHMAAQGDHLDCVRLLLQYSAEIDDITLDHLTPLHVAAHCGHHRVAKLLVEKGAKPNSRALNGFTPLHIACKKNHIRVMELLLKTGASIDAVTESGLTPLHVAAFMGHLPIVKTLLQRGASPNVSNVKVETPLHMAARAGHTDVAKYLLQNKAKANAKAKDDQTPLHCAARIGHTGMVKLLLENNANPNLATTAGHTPLHITAREGHMDTALALLEKGASQTCMTKKGFTPLHVAAKYGKVDVAELLLAHDAHPNAAGKNGLTPLHVAVHHNNLEIVKLLLPKGSSPHNSAWNGYTPLHIAAKQNQMEVASSLLQYGASANAESMQGVTPLHLASQEGHADMVALLFSKQANGNLGNKSGLTPLHLVAQEGHVLVADVLVKHGVTVDAMTRMGYTPLHVASHYGNIKLVKFLLQHQADVNAKTKLGYTPLHQAAQQGHTDVVTLLLKHGASPNEISTNGTTPLAIAKRLGYISVTDVLKIVTEETDIPSVGDKHRMSFPETVDEILDVSEDEGTAHVTVMEEELIAPKPKTPDLRDQEGKREILEFMTTTTLEQTVESPAVLQVPCIPPETVVTRAEETEQVGPVETEAEQVSLLHAPSVSPQEPSKEFDEDSLIPSSPATETSDNISPVASPVHTGFLVSFMVDARGGSMRGSRHHGLRVVIPPRACAAPTRITCRLVKPQKLPAPPPLAEEEGLGSRIIALGPAGAQFLSPVIVEIPHFASYGRGDRELVVLRSENGSVWKEHRNRYEESYMDQLLNGMDEELESQEELDKKRVCRIITTDFPLYFVVMSRICQDCDMIGPEGGCLKSTLVPMVQATFPDTAVTKRVRLALQAQPVPDELVTKLLGNQATFSPIVTVEPRRRKFHRPIGLRIPLPPSWKDNPRDSGEGDTTSLRLLCSVIGGTAQAQWEDITGTTKLVYENECANFTTNVSARFWLADCPRTAEAVHFATMLYKELTAVPYMAKFVVFAKMNDAREGRLRCYCMTDDKVDKTLEQHENFTEVARSRDIEVVEGMPLHVELSGNLVPVKKATQPRTFLFQSFRENRLVIPIKVRDSSREASGSLSFLRKAMKYEDLQHVLCHLNISIPPCTKGSGSDERRRTLTPLSLRERYSILSETSFGSLSSTDKADQKMVDIAEQLGLSWAELARELQFGVDDINRIRVENPNSLLEQSIALLNLWASREGKNVKMENLYTALRNIDRGEIVNVLEGSGRQSRSLKGSWRYTDRDYSLSPSQMNVLPGYASLQDELLSPASLHYTLPSPLRADQYWNEVAIMDAIPMAATEQDALMEMSDMQVWSSGLTPSLVTAEDSSLECSKAEDSDATSEGRFPGQLLADAHGPDHMGSMDLVEDDTVDSDAMNGLIDLLEQEEGQRPEGKMPSGDHQPGTGEQDPESEVSFVSVQQKVQARIMTSPTFSHAVEKSADRLRDWNAEGSFISCLQDLTPGSWQEGVTRRLLPTHTTASGAQGQEQEQVLMPAMELMRISSAEDSDWQPQHPAGGWQEEADSRFFGQGNEALHLPGEQVTEEQFTDDQGNIITKKIIRKVVRQLGPGDMGDRQEQEELILEGSLQEPQDLEAEDDHFMKYSILHRDGLGAKDHTSTPNH; translated from the exons GCCGATGCTGCAACCAGTTTCTTGAGAGCTGCAAGATCTGGGAATCTGGACAAAGCCTTGGATCACCTCAGGAATGGGGTAGATATTAACACCTGTAACCAG AATGGGCTGAACGCCTTGCACCTGGCCTCCAAGGAGGGCCATGTGAAAATGgtggtggagctgctgcacaagGAGATAGTTTTGGAGACAACGACCAAG AAGggaaacacagccctgcacatTGCTGCCTTGGCTGGACAACAGGACGTGGTCCGGGAGCTGGTGAACTATGGGGCCAACGTCAATGCACAGTCCCAG AAAGGCTTCACACCTCTCTACATGGCAGCGCAGGAGAACCACCTGGAAGTTGTGAAGTTCTTGCTGGAAAATGGAGCCAACCAGAATGTAGCCACAGAG GATGGCTTCACTCCACTAGCTGTGGCTCTCCAGCAAGGACATGAGAATGTGGTTGCTCACCTTATCAACTATGGGACAAAGGGTAAGGTCCGTCTGCCTGCCCTGCACATTGCAGCCCGCAATGATGACACTCGCACAGCAGCCGTGCTGCTGCAGAATGACCCCAATGCTGATGTCCTCTCCAAG ACTGGATTCACCCCTTTGCACATTGCAGCCCACTATGAGAATCTCAGTGTGGCCCAGTTACTGCTGAACCGTGGAGCCAGTGTCAACTTCACACCCCAG AATGGGATCACTCCCCTGCACATAGCTTCCCGCCGGGGCAACATCATCATGGTACGGCTGCTGCTGGACCGCGGAGCCCAGATAGAGACAAGGACCAAG gATGAGCTGACCCCTCTCCATTGTGCAGCGCGCAATGGACACGTGAGAATTGCAGAGATCCTTCTGGACCATGGGGCTCCCATTCAAGCCAAAACCAAG AACGGCTTGTCGCCGATCCACATGGCAGCACAGGGTGACCACCTGGACTGCGTACGCCTGCTCCTGCAGTACAGCGCTGAGATCGATGACATCACCCTGGACCACCTAACGCCACTGCATGTGGCTGCACACTGTGGACACCACCGGGTGGCCAAGCTGCTGGTGGAGAAGGGGGCCAAGCCCAACTCCCGAGCCTTG AATGGCTTCACGCCCCTCCATATTGCCTGCAAGAAAAACCACATCCGTGTGATGGAGCTGCTGTTGAAGACAGGTGCCTCCATTGATGCTGTCACAGAG TCTGGCCTGACGCCCCTGCATGTGGCTGCCTTCATGGGGCATCTGCCCATTGTCAAGACTCTGCTGCAGCGTGGAGCCTCTCCTAATGTGTCCAACGTG AAAGTGGAGACGCCCCTACACatggcagccagagctgggcacacaGATGTGGCAAAGTACCTGCTGCAGAACAAAGCCAAAGCCAATGCTAAGGCCAAG GATGACCAGACTCCTCTGCACTGTGCTGCACGCATCGGCCACACTGGCATGGTCAAACTCCTTTTGGAGAACAACGCCAACCCCAACCTGGCCACCACAGCAGGGCACACGCCCCTGCACATCACTGCCAGAGAGGGGCACAtggacacagccctggccctgctggagaagggagcCTCACAGACCTGCATGACCAAG AAAGGATTTACCCCTCTCCACGTTGCAGCCAAGTATGGGAAGGTGGATGTGGCAGAGTTGCTGTTGGCACATGACGCTCACCCCaatgcagcagggaag AATGGCCTGACTCCACTGCATGTGGCTGTGCACCACAACAACCTGGAGATTGtcaagctgctgcttcccaagggGAGCTCCCCCCACAACTCGGCCTGG AACGGGTACACCCCCCTGCACATCGCTGCCAAGCAAAACCAGATGGAGGTGGCCAGCAGCCTGCTGCAGTATGGGGCTTCTGCAAATGCTGAGTCTATGCAGGGAGTCACTCCCCTGCACCTGGCTTCCCAGGAGGGGCATGCAGACATGGTGGCACTGCTTTTCTCCAAACAAGCCAATGGCAACCTAGGCAACAAG AGTGGCCTGACTCCTCTCCATCTTGTGGCCCAAGAGGGGCATGTGCTGGTTGCTGATGTTCTAGTGAAACATGGAGTCACGGTGGATGCAATGACCAGG ATGGGCTATACCCCGCTGCATGTGGCCAGCCATTATGGGAACATCAAGCTGGTGAAGTTTTTGCTGCAGCACCAAGCTGATGTCAATGCCAAGACTAAG CTGGGCTACACCCCCCTGCATCAAGCGGCACAGCAGGGCCACACAGATGTGGTGACACTGCTGCTGAAGCATGGTGCGTCTCCCAATGAGATCAGCACA AATGGAACCACTCCCCTGGCCATTGCAAAGCGGCTCGGCTACATTTCTGTCACAGATGTGCTCAAGATTGTCACAGAGGAAACCGACATCCCG tCAGTTGGTGACAAGCACCGCATGAGCTTCCCAGAGACTGTAGATGAGATTCTGGACGTATCAGAGGATGAAG GCACTGCTCATGTCACAGTAATGG AGGAAGAGCTGATTGCACCAAAGCCCAAGACACCTGATCTCAGAGACCAGGAAGGCAAAAGGGAGATACTGGAGTTCATGACCACAACGACACTGGAGCAAAC GGTGGAGTCTCCAGCTGTCCTGCAGGTCCCCTGCATCCCACCTGAAACTGTGGTGACCAGAGCTGAGGAGACTGAGCAGGTAGGACCTGTGGAGACAGAAGCTGAGCAAGTCAGTCTGCTGCATGCACCCTCGGTGTCCCCACAGGAG CCCTCCAAGGAGTTCGACGAGGACTCCCTGatccccagcagccctgccacTGAGACCTCAGATAACATCAGCCCAGTGGCCAGCCCCGTGCACACAGG GTTCCTGGTGAGCTTCATGGTGGATGCCCGTGGTGGCTCCATGCGGGGCAGCCGGCACCATGGTCTGCGTGTGGTCATCCCGCCCCGTGCCTGTGCTGCACCGACCCGCATTACCTGCCGCCTGGTGAAGCCCCAAAAGCTACCTGCACCCCCACCACTGGCTGAGGAGGAGGGTCTGGGTAGTCGGATCATTGCTCTGGGGCCTGCTGGTGCCCAGTTCCTCAg CCCTGTCATTGTGGAGATTCCACACTTTGCCTCGTATGGACGTGGAGACCGTGAGCTGGTAGTGCTGCGCAGCGAGAACGGCTCTGTCTGGAAGGAGCACCGCAACCGCTACGAGGAGAGTTACATGGACCAGCTGCTCAATGGCATGGACGAGG agctggagagccaggaggagctggataAGAAGAGGGTCTGCCGCATCATCACCACCGACTTCCCTCTCTACTTTGTGGTCATGTCCCGGATTTGCCAGGACTGTGACATGATTGGCCCTGAGGGAGGCTGTTTGAAAAGCACACTGGTGCCCATGGTACAGGCCACCTTTCCAGACACTGCTGTCACCAAGAGAGTGAGGCTGGCCCTGCAG gcacagcctgtgcctgaTGAGTTGGTGACTAAGCTGCTGGGGAACCAAGCGACCTTCAGCCCCATTGTCACAGTGGAGCCACGACGGAGGAAGTTCCACCGCCCTATTGGCCTCCGTATCCCACTGCCACCATCCTGGAAGGACAATCCCCGAGACAGTGGTGAGGGTGACACCACCAGCCTACGTCTGCTCTGCAGTGTGATCG GAGGGACAGCCCAAGCCCAGTGGGAAGACATAACAGGCACCACAAAGCTGGTCTATGAAAATGAGTGTGCTAACTTTACCACCAATGTGTCTGCCAG GTTCTGGCTGGCCGACTGCCCACGCACAGCTGAGGCTGTGCACTTTGCCACGATGCTGTACAAGGAGCTGACAGCCGTGCCCTACATGGCCAAATTCGTGGTGTTTGCCAAGATGAATGATGCACGAGAAGGCCGGCTGCGCTGCTACTGCATGACTGATGACAAGGTTGACAAGACTTTAGAGCAGCATGAGAACTTCACAGAGGTGGCCCGCAGCAGGGACATTGAG GTGGTAGAGGGGATGCCTTTGCACGTTGAACTCTCAGGGAACCTGGTGCCTGTCAAGAAGGCCACTCAGCCCCGCACCTTCCTCTTCCAGTCCTTCCGGGAGAATCGTCTTGTCATCCCCATCAAG GTCCGGGACAGCAGCCGGGAAGCCAGTGGCTCCCTGTCTTTCTTGCGTAAGGCCATGAAATACGAGGACCTCCAGCATGTGCTCTGCCACCTGAACATCAGCATACCACCCTGCACCAAG GGAAGTGGCAGTGATGAGCGAAGGAGGACACTGACACCATTGTCTCTGCGGGAGCGATACAGCATTCTAAGTGAGACCAGTTTTG gctctctgagcagcacagacaaGGCAGACCAGAAGATGGTTGACATAGCAGAACAGCTGGGCCTCAGCTGGGCCG AGCTGGCACGTGAGCTGCAATTTGGGGTGGATGACATCAACAGGATACGTGTGGAGAACCCCAATTCCCTTCTGGAGCAGAGCATAGCCTTACTCAACCTCTGGGCCAGCCGTGAGGGCAAGAATGTCAAGA TGGAGAACCTGTACACTGCACTGAGGAACATTGACCGCGGCGAGATTGTCAACGTGCTGGAGGGCTCTGGTCGGCAGAGCCGCAGCCTGAAGGGAAGTTGGCGCTACACGGACAGAGACTACTCCCTCTCACCATCCCAGATGAATG TGCTGCCAG GTTACGCTTCACTGCAGGACGAGCTGCTGTCCCCTGCCTCCCTGCATTACACACTGCCATCCCCGCTGCGTGCCGACCAGTACTGGAATGAGGTGGCCATCATGGATGCTATCCCCATGGCTGCCACTGAGCAGGATGCCCTGATGGAGATGTCCGACATGCAGGTGTGGTCCTCGGGGCTCACCCCCTCGCTGGTGACTGCTGAGGACTCCTCTCTGGAGTGCAGCAAGGCTGAGGACTCCGATGCCACAAGCGAAGGCCGGTTCCCAGGGCAACTTCTAGCAGATGCTCATGGCCCAGACCACATGGGCTCTATGGACCTGGTTGAGGATGACACAGTGGACTCAGATGCCATGAATGGCCTGATTGACCTTCtagagcaggaggaggggcagaggcCAGAGGGGAAGATGCCATCTGGTGATCATCAACCAGGGACTGGGGAGCAGGACCCGGAGAGTGAAGTCTCTTTTGTTTCAGTTCAGCAGAAGGTGCAAGCCAGGATCATGACATCACCTACCTTTAGCCATGCTGTGGAGAAGAGTGCAGACAG GCTGAGGGACTGGAATGCAGAAGGCTCCTTTATCTCCTGCCTACAGGACCTGACACCGggctcctggcaggagggaGTCACCCGAAGGCTGCTCCCAACGCACACCACAGCCTCCGgggcacagggccaggagcaaGAGCAGGTCCTGATGCCAGCCATGGAGCTGATGCGgatcagctctgcagaggacaGCGACTGGCAGCCTCAGCACCCCGCAGGCGGCTGGCAGGAGGAGGCCGACAGCCGCTTCTTTGGGCAG
- the ANK1 gene encoding ankyrin-1 isoform X2 has translation MAQAAKQLKKIKDIEAQALQEQKEKEESNRKRRNRSRDRKKKRGHAPTTVDPLPSCCKQGSPEGMLEQESAVQADAATSFLRAARSGNLDKALDHLRNGVDINTCNQNGLNALHLASKEGHVKMVVELLHKEIVLETTTKKGNTALHIAALAGQQDVVRELVNYGANVNAQSQKGFTPLYMAAQENHLEVVKFLLENGANQNVATEDGFTPLAVALQQGHENVVAHLINYGTKGKVRLPALHIAARNDDTRTAAVLLQNDPNADVLSKTGFTPLHIAAHYENLSVAQLLLNRGASVNFTPQNGITPLHIASRRGNIIMVRLLLDRGAQIETRTKDELTPLHCAARNGHVRIAEILLDHGAPIQAKTKNGLSPIHMAAQGDHLDCVRLLLQYSAEIDDITLDHLTPLHVAAHCGHHRVAKLLVEKGAKPNSRALNGFTPLHIACKKNHIRVMELLLKTGASIDAVTESGLTPLHVAAFMGHLPIVKTLLQRGASPNVSNVKVETPLHMAARAGHTDVAKYLLQNKAKANAKAKDDQTPLHCAARIGHTGMVKLLLENNANPNLATTAGHTPLHITAREGHMDTALALLEKGASQTCMTKKGFTPLHVAAKYGKVDVAELLLAHDAHPNAAGKNGLTPLHVAVHHNNLEIVKLLLPKGSSPHNSAWNGYTPLHIAAKQNQMEVASSLLQYGASANAESMQGVTPLHLASQEGHADMVALLFSKQANGNLGNKSGLTPLHLVAQEGHVLVADVLVKHGVTVDAMTRMGYTPLHVASHYGNIKLVKFLLQHQADVNAKTKLGYTPLHQAAQQGHTDVVTLLLKHGASPNEISTNGTTPLAIAKRLGYISVTDVLKIVTEETDIPSVGDKHRMSFPETVDEILDVSEDEGTAHVTVMEEELIAPKPKTPDLRDQEGKREILEFMTTTTLEQTVESPAVLQVPCIPPETVVTRAEETEQVGPVETEAEQVSLLHAPSVSPQEPSKEFDEDSLIPSSPATETSDNISPVASPVHTGFLVSFMVDARGGSMRGSRHHGLRVVIPPRACAAPTRITCRLVKPQKLPAPPPLAEEEGLGSRIIALGPAGAQFLSPVIVEIPHFASYGRGDRELVVLRSENGSVWKEHRNRYEESYMDQLLNGMDEELESQEELDKKRVCRIITTDFPLYFVVMSRICQDCDMIGPEGGCLKSTLVPMVQATFPDTAVTKRVRLALQAQPVPDELVTKLLGNQATFSPIVTVEPRRRKFHRPIGLRIPLPPSWKDNPRDSGEGDTTSLRLLCSVIGGTAQAQWEDITGTTKLVYENECANFTTNVSARFWLADCPRTAEAVHFATMLYKELTAVPYMAKFVVFAKMNDAREGRLRCYCMTDDKVDKTLEQHENFTEVARSRDIEVVEGMPLHVELSGNLVPVKKATQPRTFLFQSFRENRLVIPIKVRDSSREASGSLSFLRKAMKYEDLQHVLCHLNISIPPCTKGSGSDERRRTLTPLSLRERYSILSETSFGSLSSTDKADQKMVDIAEQLGLSWAELARELQFGVDDINRIRVENPNSLLEQSIALLNLWASREGKNVKMENLYTALRNIDRGEIVNVLEGSGRQSRSLKGSWRYTDRDYSLSPSQMNGYASLQDELLSPASLHYTLPSPLRADQYWNEVAIMDAIPMAATEQDALMEMSDMQVWSSGLTPSLVTAEDSSLECSKAEDSDATSEGRFPGQLLADAHGPDHMGSMDLVEDDTVDSDAMNGLIDLLEQEEGQRPEGKMPSGDHQPGTGEQDPESEVSFVSVQQKVQARIMTSPTFSHAVEKSADRLRDWNAEGSFISCLQDLTPGSWQEGVTRRLLPTHTTASGAQGQEQEQVLMPAMELMRISSAEDSDWQPQHPAGGWQEEADSRFFGQGNEALHLPGEQVTEEQFTDDQGNIITKKIIRKVVRQLGPGDMGDRQEQEELILEGSLQEPQDLEAEDDHFMKYSILHRDGLGAKEEVRVRVPKPEVSGGRMGAQIVKRASLKRGKQ, from the exons GCCGATGCTGCAACCAGTTTCTTGAGAGCTGCAAGATCTGGGAATCTGGACAAAGCCTTGGATCACCTCAGGAATGGGGTAGATATTAACACCTGTAACCAG AATGGGCTGAACGCCTTGCACCTGGCCTCCAAGGAGGGCCATGTGAAAATGgtggtggagctgctgcacaagGAGATAGTTTTGGAGACAACGACCAAG AAGggaaacacagccctgcacatTGCTGCCTTGGCTGGACAACAGGACGTGGTCCGGGAGCTGGTGAACTATGGGGCCAACGTCAATGCACAGTCCCAG AAAGGCTTCACACCTCTCTACATGGCAGCGCAGGAGAACCACCTGGAAGTTGTGAAGTTCTTGCTGGAAAATGGAGCCAACCAGAATGTAGCCACAGAG GATGGCTTCACTCCACTAGCTGTGGCTCTCCAGCAAGGACATGAGAATGTGGTTGCTCACCTTATCAACTATGGGACAAAGGGTAAGGTCCGTCTGCCTGCCCTGCACATTGCAGCCCGCAATGATGACACTCGCACAGCAGCCGTGCTGCTGCAGAATGACCCCAATGCTGATGTCCTCTCCAAG ACTGGATTCACCCCTTTGCACATTGCAGCCCACTATGAGAATCTCAGTGTGGCCCAGTTACTGCTGAACCGTGGAGCCAGTGTCAACTTCACACCCCAG AATGGGATCACTCCCCTGCACATAGCTTCCCGCCGGGGCAACATCATCATGGTACGGCTGCTGCTGGACCGCGGAGCCCAGATAGAGACAAGGACCAAG gATGAGCTGACCCCTCTCCATTGTGCAGCGCGCAATGGACACGTGAGAATTGCAGAGATCCTTCTGGACCATGGGGCTCCCATTCAAGCCAAAACCAAG AACGGCTTGTCGCCGATCCACATGGCAGCACAGGGTGACCACCTGGACTGCGTACGCCTGCTCCTGCAGTACAGCGCTGAGATCGATGACATCACCCTGGACCACCTAACGCCACTGCATGTGGCTGCACACTGTGGACACCACCGGGTGGCCAAGCTGCTGGTGGAGAAGGGGGCCAAGCCCAACTCCCGAGCCTTG AATGGCTTCACGCCCCTCCATATTGCCTGCAAGAAAAACCACATCCGTGTGATGGAGCTGCTGTTGAAGACAGGTGCCTCCATTGATGCTGTCACAGAG TCTGGCCTGACGCCCCTGCATGTGGCTGCCTTCATGGGGCATCTGCCCATTGTCAAGACTCTGCTGCAGCGTGGAGCCTCTCCTAATGTGTCCAACGTG AAAGTGGAGACGCCCCTACACatggcagccagagctgggcacacaGATGTGGCAAAGTACCTGCTGCAGAACAAAGCCAAAGCCAATGCTAAGGCCAAG GATGACCAGACTCCTCTGCACTGTGCTGCACGCATCGGCCACACTGGCATGGTCAAACTCCTTTTGGAGAACAACGCCAACCCCAACCTGGCCACCACAGCAGGGCACACGCCCCTGCACATCACTGCCAGAGAGGGGCACAtggacacagccctggccctgctggagaagggagcCTCACAGACCTGCATGACCAAG AAAGGATTTACCCCTCTCCACGTTGCAGCCAAGTATGGGAAGGTGGATGTGGCAGAGTTGCTGTTGGCACATGACGCTCACCCCaatgcagcagggaag AATGGCCTGACTCCACTGCATGTGGCTGTGCACCACAACAACCTGGAGATTGtcaagctgctgcttcccaagggGAGCTCCCCCCACAACTCGGCCTGG AACGGGTACACCCCCCTGCACATCGCTGCCAAGCAAAACCAGATGGAGGTGGCCAGCAGCCTGCTGCAGTATGGGGCTTCTGCAAATGCTGAGTCTATGCAGGGAGTCACTCCCCTGCACCTGGCTTCCCAGGAGGGGCATGCAGACATGGTGGCACTGCTTTTCTCCAAACAAGCCAATGGCAACCTAGGCAACAAG AGTGGCCTGACTCCTCTCCATCTTGTGGCCCAAGAGGGGCATGTGCTGGTTGCTGATGTTCTAGTGAAACATGGAGTCACGGTGGATGCAATGACCAGG ATGGGCTATACCCCGCTGCATGTGGCCAGCCATTATGGGAACATCAAGCTGGTGAAGTTTTTGCTGCAGCACCAAGCTGATGTCAATGCCAAGACTAAG CTGGGCTACACCCCCCTGCATCAAGCGGCACAGCAGGGCCACACAGATGTGGTGACACTGCTGCTGAAGCATGGTGCGTCTCCCAATGAGATCAGCACA AATGGAACCACTCCCCTGGCCATTGCAAAGCGGCTCGGCTACATTTCTGTCACAGATGTGCTCAAGATTGTCACAGAGGAAACCGACATCCCG tCAGTTGGTGACAAGCACCGCATGAGCTTCCCAGAGACTGTAGATGAGATTCTGGACGTATCAGAGGATGAAG GCACTGCTCATGTCACAGTAATGG AGGAAGAGCTGATTGCACCAAAGCCCAAGACACCTGATCTCAGAGACCAGGAAGGCAAAAGGGAGATACTGGAGTTCATGACCACAACGACACTGGAGCAAAC GGTGGAGTCTCCAGCTGTCCTGCAGGTCCCCTGCATCCCACCTGAAACTGTGGTGACCAGAGCTGAGGAGACTGAGCAGGTAGGACCTGTGGAGACAGAAGCTGAGCAAGTCAGTCTGCTGCATGCACCCTCGGTGTCCCCACAGGAG CCCTCCAAGGAGTTCGACGAGGACTCCCTGatccccagcagccctgccacTGAGACCTCAGATAACATCAGCCCAGTGGCCAGCCCCGTGCACACAGG GTTCCTGGTGAGCTTCATGGTGGATGCCCGTGGTGGCTCCATGCGGGGCAGCCGGCACCATGGTCTGCGTGTGGTCATCCCGCCCCGTGCCTGTGCTGCACCGACCCGCATTACCTGCCGCCTGGTGAAGCCCCAAAAGCTACCTGCACCCCCACCACTGGCTGAGGAGGAGGGTCTGGGTAGTCGGATCATTGCTCTGGGGCCTGCTGGTGCCCAGTTCCTCAg CCCTGTCATTGTGGAGATTCCACACTTTGCCTCGTATGGACGTGGAGACCGTGAGCTGGTAGTGCTGCGCAGCGAGAACGGCTCTGTCTGGAAGGAGCACCGCAACCGCTACGAGGAGAGTTACATGGACCAGCTGCTCAATGGCATGGACGAGG agctggagagccaggaggagctggataAGAAGAGGGTCTGCCGCATCATCACCACCGACTTCCCTCTCTACTTTGTGGTCATGTCCCGGATTTGCCAGGACTGTGACATGATTGGCCCTGAGGGAGGCTGTTTGAAAAGCACACTGGTGCCCATGGTACAGGCCACCTTTCCAGACACTGCTGTCACCAAGAGAGTGAGGCTGGCCCTGCAG gcacagcctgtgcctgaTGAGTTGGTGACTAAGCTGCTGGGGAACCAAGCGACCTTCAGCCCCATTGTCACAGTGGAGCCACGACGGAGGAAGTTCCACCGCCCTATTGGCCTCCGTATCCCACTGCCACCATCCTGGAAGGACAATCCCCGAGACAGTGGTGAGGGTGACACCACCAGCCTACGTCTGCTCTGCAGTGTGATCG GAGGGACAGCCCAAGCCCAGTGGGAAGACATAACAGGCACCACAAAGCTGGTCTATGAAAATGAGTGTGCTAACTTTACCACCAATGTGTCTGCCAG GTTCTGGCTGGCCGACTGCCCACGCACAGCTGAGGCTGTGCACTTTGCCACGATGCTGTACAAGGAGCTGACAGCCGTGCCCTACATGGCCAAATTCGTGGTGTTTGCCAAGATGAATGATGCACGAGAAGGCCGGCTGCGCTGCTACTGCATGACTGATGACAAGGTTGACAAGACTTTAGAGCAGCATGAGAACTTCACAGAGGTGGCCCGCAGCAGGGACATTGAG GTGGTAGAGGGGATGCCTTTGCACGTTGAACTCTCAGGGAACCTGGTGCCTGTCAAGAAGGCCACTCAGCCCCGCACCTTCCTCTTCCAGTCCTTCCGGGAGAATCGTCTTGTCATCCCCATCAAG GTCCGGGACAGCAGCCGGGAAGCCAGTGGCTCCCTGTCTTTCTTGCGTAAGGCCATGAAATACGAGGACCTCCAGCATGTGCTCTGCCACCTGAACATCAGCATACCACCCTGCACCAAG GGAAGTGGCAGTGATGAGCGAAGGAGGACACTGACACCATTGTCTCTGCGGGAGCGATACAGCATTCTAAGTGAGACCAGTTTTG gctctctgagcagcacagacaaGGCAGACCAGAAGATGGTTGACATAGCAGAACAGCTGGGCCTCAGCTGGGCCG AGCTGGCACGTGAGCTGCAATTTGGGGTGGATGACATCAACAGGATACGTGTGGAGAACCCCAATTCCCTTCTGGAGCAGAGCATAGCCTTACTCAACCTCTGGGCCAGCCGTGAGGGCAAGAATGTCAAGA TGGAGAACCTGTACACTGCACTGAGGAACATTGACCGCGGCGAGATTGTCAACGTGCTGGAGGGCTCTGGTCGGCAGAGCCGCAGCCTGAAGGGAAGTTGGCGCTACACGGACAGAGACTACTCCCTCTCACCATCCCAGATGAATG GTTACGCTTCACTGCAGGACGAGCTGCTGTCCCCTGCCTCCCTGCATTACACACTGCCATCCCCGCTGCGTGCCGACCAGTACTGGAATGAGGTGGCCATCATGGATGCTATCCCCATGGCTGCCACTGAGCAGGATGCCCTGATGGAGATGTCCGACATGCAGGTGTGGTCCTCGGGGCTCACCCCCTCGCTGGTGACTGCTGAGGACTCCTCTCTGGAGTGCAGCAAGGCTGAGGACTCCGATGCCACAAGCGAAGGCCGGTTCCCAGGGCAACTTCTAGCAGATGCTCATGGCCCAGACCACATGGGCTCTATGGACCTGGTTGAGGATGACACAGTGGACTCAGATGCCATGAATGGCCTGATTGACCTTCtagagcaggaggaggggcagaggcCAGAGGGGAAGATGCCATCTGGTGATCATCAACCAGGGACTGGGGAGCAGGACCCGGAGAGTGAAGTCTCTTTTGTTTCAGTTCAGCAGAAGGTGCAAGCCAGGATCATGACATCACCTACCTTTAGCCATGCTGTGGAGAAGAGTGCAGACAG GCTGAGGGACTGGAATGCAGAAGGCTCCTTTATCTCCTGCCTACAGGACCTGACACCGggctcctggcaggagggaGTCACCCGAAGGCTGCTCCCAACGCACACCACAGCCTCCGgggcacagggccaggagcaaGAGCAGGTCCTGATGCCAGCCATGGAGCTGATGCGgatcagctctgcagaggacaGCGACTGGCAGCCTCAGCACCCCGCAGGCGGCTGGCAGGAGGAGGCCGACAGCCGCTTCTTTGGGCAG